The following nucleotide sequence is from Atribacterota bacterium.
TCAAACCGCATTTTATAGCCAATTCCCAATCGGATCCGCTCTTTTTTGCAGATTTCCTGTATTTTTTCTGTTTCTTCGAGTGTTCTGACCAGAGGTTTTTCGCAGAAAATATTCCTTACGCCTTCCTCAATAAGCTCAAGCAAAATTTGAGCGTGACTTACCGTGGGAGTGGCCACAAGAACCACATCCACCCCGGTTTGCACCAGTTCATGAATACTCCGGCAGTAGGTAGCCCCTATCCGTTGTGCGATGGCTCGTCCTTTCTCTTGCTGACGGCTCATCACTGCCATTACATCGATACCCAGCTTAGAGAGTGCCTGCTGGTGCAAAAGCCCCATACTCCCGATACCGATGATCCCCACTCGAAAACGAGTCATCTTTTATTAACCCCGAGCCAGTTCTTTCATCTTCTCCACGAAATTCAGTTGCAGGTTGGAAAGATGTAGCTCCAGCTCTCGCAGTTCATCTTTCACCAGATCCTTTTTAATGCTTTCGAGCACCACCGAATAGAGGTCAATCGCCTTACGAGCTTCTTCCAAATCAACCTGTATTTTTCCATTCTCAGGATGGACCATCAACCCCAGGTACTGCCAAGCTTTTGCCGAAAGAAGGTTCAAAAAATAGAAACCTAAATCCCGTATTTTTCCCGGTTCCTGTTTTTGATTTTCCTTTTCATTCACTCTACCACCCCCTCTTTTTTCAAAAATTGATAAATGTTCCTTGCCATTTGTTCCCAAGACATATTGTCTCCAGAAAACCACACCACTGGCCACTTTTTGAACCAATTCATCTGTCTTTTGGCTAAAAGGAAGGTCCCTTTTTTAATTCGTTCCTTAGCCTCTTCGAGCGAAATTACACCGTGAATGAGTTGAACCACGGGAAAATAGGTAAAATTATCGAGTGCCGGTATGGGGAAAGTATATCCCATATCAAAGAGTTTTTTCACTTCTTCAACAATTCCTTTTCGAAACATCGTTTCCACCCGTTCAGCAATCCTTCTCCTTAAGGTCTCCTTTTCCCAAGCGATACCAAAGAGAAGTGGGACAAAAATGGGAGAAGAGTTCTTCTTTTTCTCAGAAGGGAGATGACCGGTTTGGTAGATGATTTCCCAGGCGCGAATGAGTCGCTGACGATCACTTTTTCCCACCTTCCGGGCCCGAACCGGATCAACATCGTTCAACAAAGCAAAAATTTGTTCACTACGCAGCCGGGAAAGCCAAGCACGTACCCTCCAGTCTGGAGACGCTCCTTCACGGAAAGGCGTCTGCC
It contains:
- the miaA gene encoding tRNA (adenosine(37)-N6)-dimethylallyltransferase MiaA, coding for MMGGKLVCLVGPTGSGKTSLSLVLAEKLKNVELIYADSLAVYKYLDVGTDKPSLESRRAVHHHLVDFLDPRERWSAFDFKREVIWLFHEMIGRKVFPIVTGGTAFYLRTLWQTPFREGASPDWRVRAWLSRLRSEQIFALLNDVDPVRARKVGKSDRQRLIRAWEIIYQTGHLPSEKKKNSSPIFVPLLFGIAWEKETLRRRIAERVETMFRKGIVEEVKKLFDMGYTFPIPALDNFTYFPVVQLIHGVISLEEAKERIKKGTFLLAKRQMNWFKKWPVVWFSGDNMSWEQMARNIYQFLKKEGVVE
- a CDS encoding DUF1844 domain-containing protein, which gives rise to MNEKENQKQEPGKIRDLGFYFLNLLSAKAWQYLGLMVHPENGKIQVDLEEARKAIDLYSVVLESIKKDLVKDELRELELHLSNLQLNFVEKMKELARG